One window of Pseudomonas urmiensis genomic DNA carries:
- a CDS encoding PQQ-dependent dehydrogenase, methanol/ethanol family gives MTRSGPHRRPLPTALMTTAGCALFALACLSPAYAAQVDGQRIIDADKEPGNWMSHGRTYDEQRYSPLKNITDANVNQLGLAWSYKLDLDRGVEATPIVVDGVMYTTGPFSVVYALDARNGKLLWKYDPQSDRHRAGEACCDAVNRGVAVWQGKVYVGVLDGRLEAIDAKTGKRVWSVDTRNDDKRSYTITGAPRVVNGKVVIGNGGAEFGVRGYVTAYDAETGKQAWRFFTVPGDPKLPPEDKAMEIASKTWHGDAFVEQGGGGTAWDSFAYDPELNLLYIGVGNGSTWDPKWRSQAKGDNLFLSSIVAINADTGEYAWHYQTTPGDAWDFTATQHMILAELPINGQQRKVLMQAPKNGFFYVLDRATGELLSAKNIVPVNWAKGIDMKTGRPIFDDQAAAYWKDGKRKLVTPAFWGAHDWHPMSYNPNTGLVYIPAHIMSAYYEHIPEAPKRNPFKSVYQLGLRTGMMPEGPDGLLDMAKTWSGKLIAWDPVKQAPAWEVPYITIFNGGTLSTAGNLVFEGSADGRVIAYAADSGKKLWESPAASGVMAAPITYSVDGEQYVTFMAGWGGAFSTFAGALSLRAGVQPFSQVLTYKIGGNAVLREPPPPADAPEPPALSADEQTVAAGAALYDGNCSQCHGIHAVSGGVLPDLRKLTPEKHQMFLGILYGGRVPDGMPSFADALKPEQVEQVHQYLIKRAHDLKGEGTAWQRFSAKPSAATPLADNNPKE, from the coding sequence ATGACCCGATCAGGCCCGCACCGCCGGCCCCTGCCCACTGCCTTGATGACCACCGCAGGCTGCGCCTTGTTCGCCCTGGCCTGCCTGAGCCCGGCCTATGCCGCCCAGGTCGACGGCCAGCGCATCATCGATGCCGACAAGGAGCCCGGCAACTGGATGAGCCACGGCCGCACCTACGATGAGCAGCGCTACAGCCCGCTGAAGAACATCACCGATGCCAACGTCAACCAACTGGGCCTGGCCTGGAGCTACAAGCTCGACCTCGATCGTGGGGTGGAAGCCACGCCCATTGTGGTCGATGGGGTGATGTACACCACTGGCCCGTTCTCGGTGGTCTACGCCTTGGATGCACGCAACGGCAAGCTGTTGTGGAAGTACGACCCGCAATCGGACCGCCACCGCGCCGGCGAAGCCTGCTGCGATGCGGTCAACCGCGGCGTGGCGGTGTGGCAGGGCAAGGTCTATGTCGGCGTGCTGGACGGGCGCCTGGAAGCGATCGATGCCAAGACCGGCAAGCGCGTCTGGTCGGTCGACACGCGCAACGACGACAAGCGCAGCTACACCATCACCGGCGCCCCGCGGGTGGTCAACGGCAAGGTGGTGATCGGCAACGGTGGCGCCGAGTTCGGCGTGCGTGGCTATGTCACCGCCTATGACGCCGAGACCGGCAAGCAGGCCTGGCGCTTCTTCACCGTGCCGGGCGACCCCAAGTTGCCGCCGGAAGACAAGGCCATGGAGATTGCCAGCAAAACCTGGCACGGCGATGCCTTCGTCGAACAGGGCGGCGGCGGTACCGCCTGGGATTCGTTTGCCTATGACCCGGAGCTGAACCTGTTGTACATCGGCGTTGGCAATGGCTCGACCTGGGACCCGAAATGGCGCAGCCAGGCCAAGGGCGACAACCTGTTCTTGTCTTCGATCGTGGCGATCAACGCCGATACCGGCGAGTACGCCTGGCACTACCAGACCACCCCCGGCGACGCCTGGGACTTCACCGCCACCCAGCACATGATCCTCGCCGAGCTGCCGATCAACGGCCAGCAGCGCAAGGTGCTGATGCAGGCCCCGAAAAACGGCTTCTTCTACGTGCTCGACCGGGCCACCGGTGAGCTGTTATCGGCCAAGAACATCGTGCCGGTGAACTGGGCCAAGGGCATCGACATGAAAACCGGCCGGCCAATCTTCGATGACCAGGCCGCCGCCTACTGGAAAGACGGCAAACGCAAGCTGGTGACGCCAGCGTTCTGGGGGGCGCATGACTGGCACCCGATGTCCTACAACCCCAACACTGGGCTGGTGTACATCCCGGCGCACATCATGTCGGCCTACTACGAGCACATCCCCGAGGCGCCCAAGCGCAACCCGTTCAAGAGCGTGTATCAGCTCGGCCTGCGTACCGGGATGATGCCTGAAGGCCCGGATGGCCTGCTGGACATGGCCAAGACCTGGTCGGGCAAGCTGATCGCCTGGGACCCGGTCAAGCAAGCGCCGGCCTGGGAAGTGCCCTACATCACCATCTTCAACGGCGGCACCCTGAGCACTGCCGGCAACCTGGTGTTCGAGGGCAGCGCCGATGGCCGGGTGATTGCCTATGCCGCCGACAGTGGCAAGAAACTCTGGGAATCGCCCGCTGCCAGCGGGGTGATGGCCGCACCCATCACCTATTCGGTGGACGGCGAACAGTACGTGACCTTCATGGCCGGCTGGGGCGGAGCGTTCTCGACCTTCGCCGGCGCGCTGTCGCTGCGTGCCGGGGTGCAGCCGTTCTCCCAGGTGTTGACCTACAAGATTGGTGGCAACGCGGTGCTGCGCGAACCACCACCCCCGGCCGACGCGCCTGAGCCGCCCGCGCTTAGCGCCGATGAGCAGACCGTGGCGGCCGGCGCTGCGCTGTATGACGGTAACTGCTCGCAGTGCCACGGCATTCACGCAGTGAGCGGCGGGGTATTGCCGGACTTGCGCAAGCTGACGCCGGAAAAACACCAGATGTTCCTCGGCATTCTCTATGGCGGCCGGGTGCCCGATGGCATGCCGTCGTTCGCCGATGCGCTCAAACCTGAGCAGGTGGAGCAGGTGCATCAATACCTGATCAAGCGCGCCCATGACCTCAAAGGCGAAGGCACTGCCTGGCAGCGCTTCAGCGCCAAGCCAAGCGCCGCTACGCCGCTGGCTGACAACAATCCCAAGGAGTGA
- a CDS encoding aldo/keto reductase, which translates to MIYRPLGRSGLQVSALTLGSMMFGEQTSTEDSLRIIDKAWDQGINFIDTADVYNGGRSEEIVGEAVARHRQDWIVASKAGFGPAEGLPNRSGLSRKHLFNAIEATLTRMGTDYLDIYYLHREDHRTPLEETVRAIGELLAQGKIRYWGVSNFRGWRIAQICNVAERLGVAKPVVSQPLYNIVNRQAEPEQLAAAAFHGLGVVPFSPLARGVLSGKYAPGAQPDAGSRAGRQDKRIMETEWRQESLSIARKIQAYTEAKGVGMVEFAIAWVLNNQLVSSAIVGPRTEAQWDTYAGALQVKVTAEDEAFIDTLVTPGHASTPGFNDVAHYVSGRIAR; encoded by the coding sequence ATGATCTACCGCCCTCTCGGCCGCAGCGGCCTGCAGGTTTCCGCCCTTACCCTGGGCAGCATGATGTTCGGCGAGCAGACCAGCACCGAAGATTCGCTGCGCATCATCGACAAGGCCTGGGACCAAGGCATCAACTTCATCGACACCGCCGACGTCTACAACGGTGGGCGCTCGGAGGAGATCGTCGGTGAGGCGGTGGCACGTCACCGCCAGGACTGGATCGTTGCCTCCAAGGCGGGCTTCGGCCCGGCAGAAGGTCTGCCCAACCGCAGCGGGCTGTCGCGCAAGCACCTGTTCAATGCCATCGAAGCGACCCTGACGCGGATGGGCACTGACTATCTGGACATCTACTACTTGCACCGCGAAGACCACAGGACGCCTCTTGAGGAGACTGTCCGGGCGATTGGCGAACTGCTGGCGCAGGGCAAGATCCGCTATTGGGGCGTTTCCAACTTCCGCGGTTGGCGCATCGCGCAAATCTGCAACGTGGCCGAGCGCCTAGGCGTGGCCAAGCCGGTGGTGAGCCAGCCGCTGTACAACATCGTCAATCGCCAGGCCGAGCCTGAGCAGTTGGCGGCTGCGGCTTTCCATGGCCTGGGCGTGGTGCCGTTCAGCCCGCTGGCGCGCGGCGTGCTCAGTGGCAAGTACGCTCCCGGTGCGCAGCCCGATGCCGGCAGCCGCGCCGGGCGCCAGGACAAGCGCATCATGGAAACCGAATGGCGCCAGGAATCGTTGAGCATTGCCCGCAAGATCCAGGCCTACACCGAGGCCAAGGGCGTGGGGATGGTCGAGTTCGCCATTGCCTGGGTACTGAACAACCAGCTGGTCAGCTCGGCTATCGTCGGCCCACGCACAGAGGCCCAGTGGGATACCTATGCCGGGGCGCTGCAGGTCAAGGTTACGGCAGAGGACGAAGCCTTCATCGATACGTTGGTGACGCCGGGGCATGCCTCAACGCCGGGGTTCAATGATGTGGCGCATTACGTCAGTGGGCGGATTGCCCGGTAG
- a CDS encoding PAS domain-containing hybrid sensor histidine kinase/response regulator, with product MACTSTRPSPALPSDGPASLLPAEQIAQLHKDNAKLRRINAALIERLESGAARPDDAFAAFQHSVVLAEQVRERTDALNHALHELKASHLLLSEAHQRAETAHQRLVDAIESISDAFVLFDPDLRVVLFNRRFKALWANSRLRVASGMHLVEVKRLMHSLLREEPRASIDEQPLYRLRNERWLQVSERPTRDGGRVMLFTDVTRVKLRENHRREQALAHKSYLLQRAVDNLSQGLAMVNAEGVLELWNRRFLEVSGLAPIASHRHFCDVIADSELALLTPASRDDHGQPVHELEQRLFDGRMLEIRTHPLPTGGFVNTFTDITERYAHAEALHQAYQHLELRVHERTAELTCLNQQLLREIDQRRRMEANLREAKAEAEQANLSKTKFLAAVSHDLLQPLNAARLFTSALLEQPGVGPLVHNVSNALDGVENLLGTLVDISKLDAGVIRADVASFALSDLLDNLAAEYATVAASEGLRLAYVPSRLRVRSDVQLLARILRNLLSNAIRYTPKGRILLGCRRRGRKVSIEVWDTGIGIAADKCGEVFQEFKRGEAQRPDQDRGLAIVDKIAGILGHPVQLRSQPGKGSVFSIEVPCCRRVPRQAHTLVGHMPMLQSLQGVRIWVLDNDAAICEGMRSLLQQWGCRVTTALSEEDLARQVNVARARVELLIADYHLDHERTGIEAVAAINARRDRSIAVLMITANYSNELKQQVRELGHTLMHKPVRPMKLKTAICHLLGGQV from the coding sequence ATGGCATGCACATCAACCAGACCTTCACCGGCGTTGCCATCGGACGGCCCCGCGAGCCTCTTGCCAGCTGAGCAGATCGCCCAGCTACACAAGGACAACGCCAAGCTCAGGCGGATCAACGCCGCGCTGATCGAGCGCCTCGAATCCGGCGCGGCGCGGCCCGATGATGCCTTTGCCGCCTTTCAGCACTCAGTGGTGTTGGCCGAACAGGTGCGCGAGCGCACCGATGCGCTCAATCATGCGCTGCATGAACTCAAGGCCAGCCACCTGTTGCTCAGCGAGGCTCACCAGCGCGCTGAAACCGCGCATCAGCGCCTGGTGGACGCTATCGAGAGCATCTCAGATGCCTTTGTGCTGTTCGATCCAGACTTGCGCGTGGTGTTGTTCAATCGCCGCTTCAAGGCCCTATGGGCCAATAGCCGGCTACGGGTGGCCAGCGGTATGCACCTGGTGGAGGTCAAACGCCTGATGCACAGCCTGTTGCGCGAGGAGCCGCGGGCAAGCATCGACGAGCAACCGCTGTATCGGCTGCGCAATGAGCGCTGGCTGCAGGTCAGCGAGCGGCCCACCCGCGATGGCGGGCGGGTGATGCTGTTCACCGATGTCACGCGGGTCAAGCTGCGCGAGAATCACCGCCGCGAGCAGGCCCTGGCGCACAAGTCGTACCTGCTCCAGCGCGCCGTGGACAACCTGTCGCAAGGCTTGGCCATGGTCAATGCCGAAGGCGTGCTGGAGTTGTGGAACCGCAGGTTTCTGGAGGTCAGCGGCTTGGCGCCGATTGCCAGCCACCGGCACTTTTGCGATGTGATTGCCGACAGTGAACTGGCCCTGCTGACGCCGGCCAGCCGCGATGACCATGGCCAGCCGGTCCATGAGCTGGAGCAGCGCCTGTTCGATGGGCGCATGCTGGAAATCCGCACCCATCCGTTGCCTACTGGCGGCTTCGTCAATACCTTCACCGATATCACCGAGCGCTATGCCCATGCCGAAGCGCTGCACCAGGCCTATCAGCACCTGGAGCTGCGGGTGCATGAGCGCACTGCCGAGCTGACCTGCCTCAACCAGCAACTGCTGCGCGAAATCGACCAGCGCCGGCGCATGGAAGCCAACCTGCGTGAAGCCAAGGCCGAGGCCGAGCAGGCCAACCTGTCCAAGACCAAGTTTCTCGCGGCGGTCAGCCACGACCTGCTGCAGCCGTTGAACGCTGCGCGCCTGTTCACCAGCGCCTTGCTTGAGCAACCGGGCGTGGGGCCGTTGGTGCACAACGTCAGCAATGCGCTCGATGGCGTGGAGAACCTGTTGGGCACGTTGGTGGATATCTCCAAGCTCGATGCCGGGGTGATCCGCGCCGATGTCGCCAGCTTCGCCCTGAGCGATTTGCTCGATAACCTGGCCGCCGAATACGCCACGGTGGCGGCCAGCGAAGGCTTGCGCCTGGCCTATGTACCCAGCCGTTTGCGGGTGCGCAGCGATGTCCAGTTGCTGGCGAGGATCTTGCGCAACTTGCTCAGCAATGCCATCCGCTATACGCCCAAAGGGCGGATCTTGTTGGGCTGCCGTCGGCGTGGGCGCAAGGTATCGATCGAGGTGTGGGATACCGGAATCGGCATTGCCGCCGACAAATGCGGCGAGGTGTTCCAGGAATTCAAGCGTGGCGAGGCCCAGCGCCCCGATCAGGACCGTGGCTTGGCCATCGTCGACAAGATTGCCGGCATCCTTGGCCACCCGGTGCAGTTACGCTCGCAACCCGGCAAGGGCTCGGTGTTCTCGATCGAGGTGCCGTGCTGCCGGCGCGTGCCGCGCCAGGCGCACACGCTGGTGGGGCACATGCCCATGTTGCAGTCGTTGCAGGGGGTCCGTATCTGGGTGCTGGATAATGATGCGGCCATTTGCGAGGGGATGCGCAGCCTGTTGCAGCAGTGGGGCTGCAGGGTGACCACGGCGTTGAGCGAGGAGGACTTGGCCCGGCAGGTGAATGTCGCGCGGGCGCGGGTGGAGCTGTTGATCGCCGATTATCACCTGGATCATGAGCGTACCGGGATCGAGGCGGTAGCTGCGATCAATGCGCGGCGCGATCGGTCGATTGCGGTGCTGATGATTACCGCCAACTACAGCAATGAGCTCAAGCAGCAGGTGCGTGAGCTAGGCCATACCTTGATGCACAAGCCGGTCAGGCCGATGAAGCTTAAAACGGCTATCTGTCATCTGTTGGGTGGGCAGGTATAA
- the nosP gene encoding nitric oxide-sensing protein NosP encodes MSEGVLSALSRASSAAQAARELAEQLLHAELGLVLFFCSAEYDLPALATALQKQFAEVRLVGCTSAGELTPEGYGRGCITALGFDRRYFSIAAGLVEAMPGFSLLDAQAMVARLVDECRGNSLAPIKGHSFALTLFDGLSSREEVVLAALAAALGDIPQFGGSAGDDNHLSRTHVYFDGAFHSGAAVLLLVNTWLEFEVFSTDHIQPRQEKLVVTRADRQLRRVYELNAEPAAQEYAQLIGVAQAALDHRVFAAHPLAMRINHKHYVRAIQQVHDDGSLSFYCAVENGIVLTAMRPGPLLANLQGLFAGLRQRLGPLLLTIGCDCVLRRLELEGEGGVAEVGAFLREQQVLGFNTYGEQFNGMHINQTFTGVAIGRPREPLAS; translated from the coding sequence ATGAGCGAAGGCGTCCTCAGCGCACTTTCGCGCGCCAGCAGTGCCGCCCAGGCCGCGCGCGAGCTTGCCGAGCAGTTGCTGCATGCCGAGCTGGGCTTGGTGCTGTTCTTCTGTTCGGCCGAATACGATCTGCCGGCCTTGGCTACGGCATTGCAAAAGCAGTTCGCCGAGGTGCGCCTGGTCGGCTGCACCAGCGCTGGCGAGCTCACCCCAGAGGGCTACGGGCGTGGCTGCATTACCGCGCTGGGTTTTGATCGGCGCTATTTCTCCATCGCCGCCGGCCTGGTGGAAGCCATGCCCGGTTTCAGCCTGCTGGACGCCCAGGCAATGGTGGCGCGCTTGGTCGATGAGTGCCGAGGCAACAGCCTGGCGCCGATCAAGGGGCATAGTTTTGCCCTGACCCTGTTCGATGGCCTTTCCAGCCGCGAAGAGGTGGTGCTCGCCGCCCTGGCCGCAGCGTTGGGTGATATCCCGCAATTTGGCGGTTCGGCGGGCGATGACAATCATCTGAGCCGTACCCATGTGTATTTCGACGGCGCCTTTCACAGCGGCGCGGCGGTGTTGCTGCTGGTCAATACCTGGCTTGAGTTCGAGGTGTTCAGTACCGATCACATCCAACCTCGCCAGGAGAAGCTGGTGGTCACCCGTGCCGATCGCCAGTTACGCCGGGTGTACGAACTCAACGCCGAGCCCGCCGCCCAGGAGTACGCGCAGCTGATCGGTGTGGCGCAAGCGGCGCTCGATCATCGCGTGTTCGCTGCCCACCCGCTGGCGATGCGGATCAACCACAAGCACTACGTGCGCGCCATCCAGCAGGTGCATGACGACGGTAGCCTGAGTTTCTACTGTGCGGTGGAGAATGGCATCGTCCTCACCGCCATGCGCCCGGGCCCGTTGCTGGCCAACTTGCAGGGGTTGTTTGCCGGGCTGCGGCAACGTCTTGGCCCGTTGCTGCTGACCATTGGTTGCGACTGCGTGCTGCGCCGCCTGGAGCTGGAAGGCGAGGGCGGTGTGGCCGAGGTTGGGGCGTTCTTGCGGGAGCAGCAGGTGCTGGGTTTCAACACCTATGGGGAACAGTTCAATGGCATGCACATCAACCAGACCTTCACCGGCGTTGCCATCGGACGGCCCCGCGAGCCTCTTGCCAGCTGA
- a CDS encoding TraX family protein, producing MRSAGLDLVKWLAILTMVADHLRYLWPQADGLFIVGRLAFPLFALALAINVGRSHPLAWPSATSARYLGWLLVFLVVSEAPYRWLDNGSTTFNVIPTLTLGLLVAWGVHHRPSAARWLAAGAALFAAVYSDQLMYGLPGVLLPAAVVVARSRRGATWLLPCALAVAGNLTNSWLREHPLLPVSVLIMSVAALSIPSGYWLLGQDYRRVPRVGRWGYLFYPLHLLAIKLLQGVL from the coding sequence ATGCGCTCGGCCGGGTTGGACCTGGTCAAGTGGCTGGCGATCTTGACCATGGTCGCCGACCACCTGCGTTACCTGTGGCCGCAGGCTGACGGCCTGTTCATCGTTGGCCGGCTGGCGTTTCCGTTGTTTGCACTGGCCTTGGCCATCAACGTTGGGCGCAGCCATCCGCTTGCCTGGCCGAGCGCCACAAGTGCCCGGTATCTGGGTTGGTTGCTGGTGTTCTTGGTAGTTTCCGAGGCGCCGTACCGGTGGCTGGACAACGGCTCGACGACGTTCAACGTGATCCCTACGCTGACCCTAGGCCTGCTGGTCGCCTGGGGCGTACATCACCGCCCATCGGCAGCGCGTTGGCTTGCGGCAGGCGCGGCACTGTTCGCCGCTGTATACAGCGATCAGCTGATGTATGGCCTGCCGGGCGTATTACTGCCGGCTGCGGTCGTCGTTGCCAGAAGCCGTAGGGGCGCAACCTGGCTGCTGCCGTGCGCCCTGGCCGTTGCTGGCAATCTGACCAACAGCTGGTTGCGCGAGCACCCGCTGTTGCCGGTTTCCGTGCTGATCATGAGCGTGGCCGCCTTGTCGATCCCGTCAGGGTATTGGTTGCTGGGCCAGGATTACAGGCGTGTGCCGCGTGTCGGCCGCTGGGGTTATCTGTTCTATCCGCTGCACCTGCTGGCGATCAAACTGTTGCAGGGGGTGCTGTGA
- a CDS encoding metal-dependent hydrolase → MDSITQAVLGAALQGSVLGRIQGRRSLLYGAALGTLPDLDVIIRYADPVSQMTYHRGFSHSVFVLTGLALLLAWLVSWLGQRYWPQKGYRWPRLFLAFWLVLITHPVLDAFTVYGTQLFWPLHFTPESWAAVFIIDPVYTLPLLAVVLIAGFKGLQGRATTLLTATLLLTTAYLGLGLASRMAAEARFQAALDQQGIAVSEVRAVPIAFNSLVWRVMAKTADGHYYEGVSSAFDRQPPEMLRQSLNLEAAKPLQGAPLHERLRWFTGDWLRYDVVGDALVVTDLRMGIPGNYTFRFQMARRDGHGQWIVGTPSAWSGTAPNSMFNGHDLALIWRRIFDQQPPLPLAAWTAKYLGHAAAPEPGR, encoded by the coding sequence TTGGACTCAATCACCCAAGCCGTGCTCGGCGCCGCGCTGCAGGGCAGCGTGCTCGGCCGCATCCAGGGCCGGCGCTCGCTGCTTTATGGCGCCGCCCTGGGCACCTTGCCTGACCTGGATGTGATCATCCGCTACGCCGACCCGGTGTCGCAGATGACCTACCACCGGGGCTTTTCCCATTCCGTGTTCGTCCTCACCGGCCTCGCACTACTGCTGGCCTGGCTGGTGAGTTGGCTTGGCCAGCGCTACTGGCCGCAAAAAGGCTATCGCTGGCCACGGTTGTTCCTGGCGTTCTGGCTGGTACTGATCACCCACCCCGTGCTCGACGCCTTCACCGTGTATGGCACCCAGCTGTTCTGGCCGCTGCATTTCACCCCCGAAAGCTGGGCGGCGGTGTTCATCATCGACCCGGTCTACACCTTGCCATTGTTGGCAGTGGTGCTGATCGCCGGGTTCAAGGGCTTGCAGGGCAGGGCAACTACACTGCTCACGGCTACGCTGCTGTTGACTACCGCCTACCTGGGCTTGGGCCTGGCCAGTCGCATGGCCGCAGAGGCGCGCTTTCAGGCCGCACTGGACCAGCAGGGCATCGCCGTAAGCGAGGTGCGTGCAGTGCCTATCGCGTTCAACAGCCTGGTCTGGCGGGTAATGGCCAAGACCGCGGACGGCCATTACTACGAAGGCGTCAGCAGCGCGTTCGATCGCCAGCCCCCGGAAATGCTCCGCCAGTCGCTCAACCTGGAAGCGGCCAAGCCCCTGCAAGGCGCCCCCTTGCACGAGCGCCTGCGCTGGTTCACCGGCGACTGGTTGCGCTATGACGTGGTTGGCGATGCGCTGGTGGTGACCGATTTGCGCATGGGTATCCCGGGCAACTACACCTTCCGCTTCCAGATGGCCCGCCGCGATGGGCACGGGCAGTGGATCGTCGGCACGCCGTCGGCGTGGTCGGGCACGGCGCCCAATTCGATGTTCAATGGGCATGACCTGGCGCTGATCTGGCGACGCATCTTCGATCAGCAGCCACCGCTGCCGCTGGCGGCCTGGACCGCCAAGTACCTGGGCCATGCCGCAGCGCCCGAGCCTGGCCGCTGA
- a CDS encoding OprD family porin → MNHTPCVALGISLLSQPLLAAEGGFFEDAKASLSARNYYFSRDFSDIVGANPQSKAEEWAQGFILDFKSGYTPGPVGFGVDALGLLGIRLDSSPDRVNTGLLPVHGDGRAAGEYSRLAPTFKARVSKTELRVGELQPNLPVLTFSDIRLLPPTYQGVSLNSAELAGLTLQAGHLSSTHLRNEGGDDKLNAMLGHVPMRQAASDAFNYLGGDYAFNANQTSASLWYGQLQDIYQQGFVGLKHNTPVGDWLLSANLGYFTAREDGDALLGRIDNQAFFSLLTAKHGGHSFHVGYQGIYGDSPFPRVFANITPLGNEVPTYEFAYTDERSYQLRYDYNFAAMGIPGLTATVRYITGNNVDTGLGYEGKDRERDLDIGYAVQSGVLKGLGIRVRNAMARSNYRSDIDENRLILVYTWQLF, encoded by the coding sequence ATGAACCATACCCCTTGTGTCGCCCTGGGCATCAGCTTGCTCAGCCAACCACTGCTGGCCGCTGAAGGCGGATTTTTCGAAGACGCCAAGGCCAGCCTCAGCGCCCGCAATTACTATTTCAGCCGGGATTTCTCCGATATCGTCGGCGCCAACCCGCAATCCAAGGCCGAGGAATGGGCCCAAGGCTTTATCCTCGACTTCAAATCAGGCTACACCCCAGGCCCGGTAGGTTTTGGGGTGGACGCCTTGGGCTTGCTCGGCATCCGCCTGGACAGCAGCCCCGACCGGGTCAACACCGGCCTGTTGCCGGTGCATGGCGATGGCCGTGCGGCGGGGGAGTACAGCCGCCTGGCACCGACCTTCAAGGCCCGCGTCTCGAAAACCGAGCTGCGTGTCGGTGAATTGCAACCCAACCTGCCAGTGCTGACCTTCAGCGATATCCGCTTGCTGCCGCCGACCTACCAGGGCGTGAGCCTCAACTCTGCCGAACTCGCTGGCCTGACCTTGCAGGCAGGGCATCTGTCGTCCACTCACCTGCGCAACGAAGGCGGTGACGACAAGCTCAATGCCATGCTCGGCCATGTGCCGATGCGTCAGGCCGCCAGCGACGCCTTCAACTACCTGGGCGGCGACTATGCCTTCAATGCCAACCAGACCTCCGCCAGCCTCTGGTATGGCCAGTTGCAGGACATCTACCAGCAGGGCTTCGTCGGCCTCAAGCACAACACGCCCGTGGGCGACTGGCTGCTCAGCGCCAACCTGGGTTACTTCACCGCCCGCGAGGACGGCGACGCCTTGCTCGGCCGGATCGATAACCAGGCGTTTTTCTCGCTGCTGACGGCCAAGCATGGCGGGCATAGTTTCCACGTCGGCTATCAGGGCATCTATGGCGACAGCCCATTCCCACGGGTGTTCGCCAACATCACCCCGCTGGGCAACGAGGTGCCCACCTACGAGTTCGCCTACACCGATGAACGCTCCTACCAACTGCGCTACGACTACAACTTCGCCGCCATGGGCATTCCGGGGTTGACCGCGACCGTGCGCTACATCACCGGTAACAATGTCGATACCGGCCTGGGCTATGAGGGCAAGGACCGCGAACGCGACCTGGACATTGGTTACGCGGTACAAAGCGGCGTGCTCAAGGGCCTGGGGATCCGCGTGCGCAACGCCATGGCGCGGTCCAACTATCGCAGCGATATCGACGAGAATCGGCTGATCCTGGTGTACACCTGGCAGTTGTTCTGA
- a CDS encoding benzoate/H(+) symporter BenE family transporter, whose translation MKDLFKDCSLSAIVAGLIATMISYAGPLVIIFHAAEAADLTHAQLSSWVWAVSMGSAVLGALLSLRYRVPVVIAWSIPGSALLVTALPQLGLEQAIGAYLLANLILLLIGVSGAFDRLIARLPGSIAAGMQAGILFSFGIEVFRALPVQPALVLAMFVTYLLMRRLQPRYAVAAVLCVGAAVTLLSGQLRSEALVLELASPQFITPHFSLSALFSLAVPMVLVALTGQFMPGMAVLRNAGYPTPASPLITASAVGGLVLAPFACHGLNLAAVPASLCTGREAHENPRRRYIAALSGSALYLLLGIAGATLMSLFAAFPAALIAALAGLALYGAISEALARSLAEPQERDAGLFTFLVTASGVSFLGLSAAFWGLLFGLGAHALLAIGRPRQPGAALRRSP comes from the coding sequence ATGAAAGACCTGTTCAAGGATTGCTCACTGTCTGCCATCGTTGCTGGCCTGATCGCGACGATGATCTCCTATGCCGGCCCGCTGGTGATCATCTTCCATGCCGCCGAGGCCGCCGACTTGACCCACGCCCAGTTGTCTTCCTGGGTCTGGGCGGTGTCCATGGGCAGCGCCGTGCTCGGTGCGCTACTCAGCCTGCGCTATCGCGTGCCCGTGGTCATCGCCTGGTCGATCCCAGGCTCGGCACTGCTGGTCACCGCCTTGCCACAGCTTGGCCTGGAGCAGGCCATCGGCGCCTACCTGCTCGCCAACCTGATCCTGCTGCTGATCGGTGTCAGTGGCGCTTTCGACCGGCTGATCGCGCGTCTGCCCGGCTCGATTGCCGCCGGCATGCAGGCCGGTATCCTGTTCAGTTTCGGCATCGAAGTATTCCGCGCCTTGCCGGTACAGCCCGCATTGGTCCTGGCGATGTTCGTCACGTACCTGCTGATGCGCCGGCTGCAACCACGCTACGCCGTGGCCGCTGTGCTGTGCGTCGGCGCCGCGGTCACGCTATTGAGCGGCCAACTGCGCAGTGAAGCGCTGGTGCTCGAGTTGGCCTCGCCGCAATTCATCACGCCGCACTTCAGTTTGTCTGCCCTGTTCAGCCTGGCGGTGCCGATGGTGCTGGTGGCCTTGACCGGGCAGTTCATGCCGGGCATGGCCGTGCTGCGTAACGCCGGCTACCCGACGCCGGCCAGCCCCCTGATCACGGCCAGCGCAGTGGGCGGGCTTGTGCTTGCCCCATTCGCGTGCCACGGGCTCAACCTGGCGGCCGTCCCCGCCAGCCTGTGCACCGGCCGCGAAGCGCACGAAAACCCGCGCCGGCGCTATATCGCGGCGCTTTCGGGCAGCGCCCTGTACCTGCTGCTGGGCATTGCCGGGGCGACCCTGATGTCGTTGTTCGCCGCATTCCCCGCCGCCTTGATCGCCGCTCTGGCCGGGCTTGCCCTGTACGGCGCGATCAGCGAAGCCCTGGCGCGCAGCCTGGCCGAGCCGCAGGAGCGTGATGCTGGGCTGTTTACCTTCTTGGTAACGGCATCCGGGGTGTCGTTCCTCGGTTTGTCGGCGGCGTTCTGGGGGCTGCTGTTCGGCCTTGGCGCCCATGCGCTGCTGGCGATTGGCCGGCCACGACAACCTGGCGCGGCCCTGCGCCGTAGCCCCTGA